The following coding sequences lie in one Oncorhynchus nerka isolate Pitt River linkage group LG14, Oner_Uvic_2.0, whole genome shotgun sequence genomic window:
- the LOC115142066 gene encoding hepcidin, giving the protein MKAFSVAFAVVVVLACMFILESTAVPFSEVRTEEVGSIDSPVGEHQQPGGESMHLPEHFRFKRQSHLSLCRWCCNCCHNKGCGFCCKF; this is encoded by the exons ATGAAGGCCTTCAGTGTTGCATTTGCAGTGGTGGTCGTCCTCGCATGTATGTTCATCCTTGAAAGCACCGCTGTTCCTTTCTCCGAG GTGCGAACGGAGGAGGTTGGAAGCATTGACAGTCCAGTTGGGGAACATCAACAGCCTGGCGGCGAGTCCATGCATCTGCCG GAGCACTTCAGGTTCAAGCGTCAGAGCCACCTCTCCCTGTGCCGATGGTGCTGCAACTGCTGTCACAACAAGGGCTGTGGCTTCTGCTGCAAATTCTGA
- the LOC115142067 gene encoding hepcidin-like, protein MKAFSVAFAVVVVLACMFILESTAVPFSEVRKNDEVGSIDSPVGEHQQPGGESMRPPEHFRFKRQSHLSLCRWCCNCCHNKGCGFCCKF, encoded by the exons ATGAAGGCCTTCAGTGTTGCATTTGCAGTGGTGGTCGTCCTCGCATGTATGTTCATCCTTGAAAGCACCGCTGTTCCTTTCTCCGAGGT GAGAAAAAATGACGAGGTTGGAAGCATTGACAGTCCAGTTGGGGAACATCAACAGCCGGGCGGCGAGTCCATGCGTCCACCA GAGCACTTCAGGTTCAAGCGTCAGAGCCACCTCTCCCTGTGCCGATGGTGCTGCAACTGCTGTCACAACAAGGGCTGTGGCTTCTGCTGCAAATTCTGA